aCAACAATAATAGTCATTAAGAAAAATCAACTTATGATGAGGGCTGGGATATAGTCCATACCATTACCCCCTCGCAGagatttattttgaattaggttTAAACTTCCAGTGAAACTAGATTGAAAGAAGCATAATAATTATGTCAAAAGCCTAGAGAACTATTAGAAAAAATCCTAAAATGCCTTATATAAGGAAATACAAGGAAGGTTGGATTATAACAGTGGCAAAACGGGTTGTTTGAATCGAATTCAGATTGGGTCTATTCGCGTCGCTTTTACTTCGAGTCATGTCATTTTGAGTTGCTTTTACTTCGAGTCAAATTCGGGTATGTGTGAGGTCTGCTCGGGTTTCGAGTTTAATCTGGTTCTTTGATGGTAGGATCGAATCTGTTTTGAGTTAGTACTTCGGATTAATATCGGTTCGATTCGGTTCATATCTTCTCGGGTTTATTGGGTTAGATTGGGTTTTTTCAGGTTAGATCCGGTTTTCGGGTTAGATCCGGTCATGCTATTTCGCTTTAAATTTTGTCGTCATTCAtaaaaatatcaattatttttaaTGTTGTTGTCATGGAAATATTTCTTACAAAATAATTAAGGGATAAGTGTATACAGTTTGGAGTTTACTGGTTTATGCATGGTATAAGAATTACTGTAAATTGCACTCTTATGGAGTAAGAGTTACATTTTCATATTGTTACAAGTGATAATTTAGGTGACTATTCCGTATAATCCTACTTCTACTAATGTGTGATCGAGAAGACGAGAAATGAGACAtagacaaaaataataatgatacttTAGTAACTAGTGATTAAAGTAACTAGTATTTGAGTCCAAACGCTTGACAATATGTGattataaatgaaatttatggttaataatagtaataatgatgatgatggtgatgataataacaataatataaaaAGTTTTAAAAGTTGTGTCATTTAGTTGCTCGGTTCGGTTCGGATTTGAGTTCCTCATTTCGGATTGGTTTCTGGTCTTCTGTTCGAATAATTTTCGGTTGATTCAAATTTTACCGTTATTTTCCGTTTGGGTTACTTCAGTTGAAGGTCGGTTCGGTTCGGTTCGAATATCAGCTCATTTCAGGTTAAATCAATCTGTGTCTGTTTTGGTTTCAGTTTGGATCAATGTGAGCTCCGGGTTAATTTTGGGTCGTCTTTCAGGTCAAAATCAGGTAACGAATTTGTCAATCGGATCGTTTTTCGATTCCAGGTGCGCCTACCAGTCTACCACGTCCAAGGTAGACATGCTCTCCTCATAACCAACCTTACCACCAGGGCACGATCCATGAGTCCATGAGTTACCTACTGAAGTACTACAGGGACTGTCAAATCGAGTCCTCGGATCGGTTATAAACAGTTTGGGTTACTTCAAAATCGGTTAATGTCGGGTCAATATGTCTATCCAGGTCGATTCAGATCAGTTTGGATAACTTTAATTTGGGTGAGGACGGGTCATAAATTGTTTCGGATTGAACTCGGTTTCGAATCAGGTAACTTCCGTTCAGGTCTATCTCGGGTTCGGTTGGAACTGCTTCGGGTTTAAAACGGTTTTTTATCTGTTTGATTTGGTTTGGATTGAGTTCGACTCGGGTGTATGTCAGATCCAGGTACAATTTGATCAGTTTACTTTGGGTACGGGCATGTTCGGATCGGCTAAGTCTAGGGTTCGAGTCAAGTATGGGTCTGTGAGTCTCAGGTTCGGGTCAAGTTCGGATAAGATGTATCTCGGATTCGGTTCAATTACGGATTGAGTTTGCGATTCAAGTTTAGATCGAGTTAAGTTTGTAATTTGGTGTTTTATTAATCAAGTGACTCTCGAGTTCGCGATATAGCATGATCATTTTATTATTCTATGTTTTCATGtcaaataaagtttttttttacttCGTTTACCTTGTCTCCAATTCtccaaattatttaataaaataaaacatagaATAAATCTTCATGTATCGAGTTGGAGTTAATTAGTTAATAGTTAAATTCGGTTAACTTGAGTATGTATTAATGACGAGTAATTGAATAGGATTCGGGTTATATCAggtactttttaaaaaaaaacttgggCTACTTTCGTTTAACGGCTTAACTTGAGTCGGGTTATTTTCGGATATCTAATTTAATCGGGTTAGATTGACAACAATTCGGTTGAATTCGAATTCGAATTCGGATAGACGTGGTTCAGGTTAAATCGGGTATTGGGTTTTATCAGGTCCGGTTGATTGCGGTTGTTATCGTGTAAAGTCGATTTTCGGATTGCTAACGGATCGGATGCGGGTTCGATTCCGTTAAAAGTTACAGGATGCAAATCGGTACGGGTCTCCTAGTGTTGCTATCGGTTCAGGCTCGGGTCTTCAATTCAAATGTTAAATAGAATTTTGGGTCAACAACGGATCTGTTTAGGTCAATTTTGGTTTGGCTATTTCGCGAATATATTCGAATCAGATGTCAGTTAATTTCAGTAGACTTTAGGTCAAATCACTTTTGGATCGCCTTTATTCCGTATTTAGTTTATTTATCCTTGTGCATTTCAAACTGGCAATAGTATTTGAGATGAGCCTCAGAATAATGCACAATTTGAGCAAATGTATTTGCAGATAGAGTATTTGTGCATATTGTAGATAAAAACCGTATAATACTGCCATACATGCACACACTTTTCTGTAGAAAAATTTGCAACTGGAGTTCTTTTCCAGGTACAATGTTTTGTGAAGCTGTGAAAATTAGAAAATCGAAATTAACAGGAACCATTAGCAATATTTTGCCAATAAAAATCAGAACTTTAGCTGTTACATCAAGTATGAGAACTTAAAATGGCCAAAAGGTGGAACCCAAAAGGACCTCTTCCTccatcaacaaaacctaaaccCTCACGGTCCACATCAATATCCAACCGACCGTACCCTCAACAAAATCCCCCCcaacaaaaaaattaagaaacaagTGCAGAGAGAATAATAAAGAAAAACTCCTAGAACTATTGCAATATTGGCACAAGACTTGGGTATTGGTACACTCCTTAAGACAGaaacaaaaactaaaacctcagcAATGTCGAGACATCAACCACATTATAGACACCCAGGGACCCAGACACTTCACATTACTCCTCGACATCACTATCACTCCAACCATATTTACTTTCGTATACCCCCTTTCACAGAACCACCCACCTTACCATGCTGCAATGCTTTTGGATCAAGCGCGATGGTCCCAATAGTAATAGTTTCAGATGATAGATTGGCTCCATCAACTTTGATAGGCATAGAACCTACTGTTACAACGTTAGCTGTAGCGTTAGTAGTTTTAGGCACAACAGGAGCAGCAGCAGGAGCAGCAGATGAAACAGCAGGTGCTAGAGATTGCCGTTCACTAGTCTTAGGATGGATTGATAATGAACCAATCTTCAGGGAAGATACATTGCCAACCTGTACTTCCGAGGAATCCTGCACCACGTTCGCAACACCAGACACATGAAGACCACCACTAGAAGACGCCTCCGAAGATCTAATCACTGTTTTCAAGCCACTTGAATTACTAGACTGCACACCTTTCTCAACCCAGGTACCAACCTCGTCCACTTTTTGGGAATGATCAATTGCAGAATTAAGCTTGAGAGGAGTCTCAACTGAATGCACATGTCCATTAGCCCGGCGAAATAAACGACTTCTCTCTTCATGCATAATCTTCTGTCGGTTTTCATAGTACATAAAGTCGTCCAAAAGAGATGTTTTTGACGTGTAGTTCTTGAATAGCTTAAGCATCTCCAAGCCAGGCTTATACATTATCTGCCCACAACATTAGGGGAAAAAAACAGTTTTAGGCAGAGCATAAAAAACAATTGAAAGTTAGATTCTTAAAAAGCAGTAAGCAAAGCACCATCAATATGACATACGACTAAATCTTTCAATCACCATTAACTTCTCAGAAGCCAGTACAGGGGTTAACATGGCAAGTGAAGCTGAGACAACATTTATGTCCAACTTCTGCTGGAGAATCAAGTAGCAGCTCCATAGTAAAATCCCCGATTTATTTATACGCTGAACATTATCATTTTTAAGTGATTTCAGGCGCTCAGTCCTCAACCACTAGGCCATGCTAGGTTCCCCTGGTTTTCATAGTGTAAGCTCAAATTTAATCGTAACTTCCTAATTTCATTAACATCTGCCAAACCATATAATACAAGGGTATAAACCCCCCAAATTACCTTTTGCTGGATTTCCCTATCTAGACAACATTACAAGGGTCAAAATCTACTTTAACAAGGTGGGTTttccaattaatttcataaacaaaTCTAACTGTTTACCCCATAAGTTTGAGATATTATAACAACCAAACGAACAAAATGCAAGGATCCACATGTGATGTAACTTGCTATGCCACTTGTTAAAAAACAGAACCATTGGGTACAACCTAGGAAGACATAGTACCTACTGTCCACTTACGTGCCAGCAATCCAAACTAAAAAATTGTCTTTCTATAAAAATCAACTAACCGTTTAAATTGCCTTACAGAAAGCATCTACTCtgcaaaataataattaaagtcGATCATACGGGAACATGCCAAATAGAAAAGCATATATGGCCAGAGTAAAACTTTGTACCAGCTCATGAATCTACTCCTAAAGCTTGAACAAGGGAATAAGGTATGCACATATACATAGTGAACATAACATACCTCCTGCGTATCTCTGCTGTTAGTCACTGGCTTATGCTCATTGTTTTCCAAAATAATGTGGCGAAAGGTGGGGTTTGGTACATCTTTAATAATATGCCACTTAACAGGGAAGCTCCCACTCCACTTATCTTGCTGCCAAAAGTCCATATCCTTATCAAAATCAACAGGACCAACCATCTCTGCTACACCACAAAACTGCCCACTAGCATTGACCTGCACAAAAGACAACTCACTCAATAAACAATCTAAAAGAGACGATATAGATTTCTTGTCTACAGTTTGAATATATCCTACCCAGCTTCAACCTAAAAACAACAAGACTTACAGAAAAGAAGACAAAGACAGGGCAGCCCCTTGGTTTTCCAGCAGCTATCTTTTGAGCATCTTCATAAGCACTGCTGAGCTTCTTATTTCCATTGGGTGTAGATGACCAAACATTGTACTTGATGCTTTTATGCACATCATCCTCACTGTATGACTTTATGACAAAGAACTTTGCATTGTCATAGTCCACAAGAAAGTCATTTTTGTTGTATTGATCAGCAGAGATAACAATATTTCCTTCAGCATTGCGGTTCCCAGCTCTTGTGGTGTAGGCTTTTACAATAAGTTGGTTTTTCGATTTGTTGGTTCTTGGCCCTCGATTCTGCTCACCCAACAGATCAAGGTTCCCATTGCTATCAAGGGAAGGTCTTCTGTAATAAAATTTGGACCAAGGGTCATTTAGAACAGCTTGACCATTGGTGCTTGAACCATAGTCTGAAAAACCACCCTGAAAATTTGGGTATGAAAATTTGGCTTGATCAGCTTGAGGTAGTAGCTTCCCATAAGAAATGTTCCTTGTTGATTGCAACGAGCCTGGAGCATTCCCACCCTGTTAAAATATGGGATAACAACAGTTTCAGTTAACCGTAGACATCATATTTAATTGTATAGGCCCAGAAAGAGAAGACAGATGAACAGTTCAAATAGAAAATCTCAAATAGAAAATCTCAGATACTCCCTcatccctaaaagattgccccaAATGCTTATAGTCACTTTATTAAGAATTTATACTCAAAATCAAATAGGTAGGTAGATTTTTCTTTTAGTTAGATTAAATAATAGGAGAGACATGTGGGGACCACAAACTAAACAATGTATGGGGCAAACAAATAGGGACATCCATTTATAATATATGGGGTAATATTTTAGGACGAAGGGAGTATGATAGAGAGAAAAAAAGCTAGAGAACATGATAAACAAGTAAAACAATGCCAAAAGGTTCTACTTATAAAAATCTGGATTAAATCTGTGCCAACATGTTCATCAGTTGTCCTGCATAGGGATATTGGTCATTGTACAATATAAAAAAACCTAAAACTTAGTATGACTATGAATGCTCTTTGAGTCCTGAGAATACATCGAACAATACTCATTTTCATCTCTACAACTATCCTCTTTTTAAAACTCTGACATTCAACAATGAGCTGCTTTCTATCACGGCATAGCAGACAGACAAACACTTCATTCAAGCATACCTGAGGTGCATGCGACGACGCTCCATGGACTGACCCAATAGAACCATTACTTCTATTAGCCATAGGTCGCTTGCTTGTTCCGGTACTAATTATTGAACCCTGTGATGCTCCTGTGCGTGCATGTGTCTGGCTGGAAGCAGCTTTTGAAGAATTCATGGAGAATGCAACAGGGGATGAGGAATGTGTGCGCTTTGCAGTAGATCCATTTGTTCGACTCATGGCAGATGGAGCAACATTTGGCATGGTCTCTGTTGCACTACTTGTAACAGTATCAGTGCCAGGCTGGACAAAAACTGGAAAATATCCAGAAGAGGAGACAGAATTGGGATAAGGTGATACAGGATAGTAGGGTTGTGTCCCCAACAATGGGCCATCAACCCCTAGCATAGCACCAGGTATATAAGGATTGTACGGGTTGAATGGAGTATCTCCCATTCCATAACTAGGCGTATAATATACAAAAGGCAAATTTTCAGTTTGTGCACcctgaataaaaaagaaaaaatatcagAATTTAAGAGAGAATGTTGTAAAGAATGGAAACCCTGAAAATATAGAGCTTAGCACAACATATAAACTGACCGCATATTGGACATCTGCACCATCTACACCAAAAACTGTATGGTGTTCATCCCATTCACCAGGTGATTCAAATCCTGCCATTTAATTATGCTGGTAAGACCCTTATTGGATTACAGATTCTATAGAAATTTGAAAAGCATAAATTGGACAGCACAATACCTGTACAGTAATAACCATAGGTGGGGGCAGCAGGATAATATAAGCTTGGATCGACAACAAATTCAGTAGATCCATCACTAGCCATCATTTGAAAGTTTTCGATAACTGGACTGGATAAACGTGGGTTCAACTCAGTACCTGGCATCTGAAAAGCAAAACACACAGATGCTAAGAAAACATATTCAAGGAGCAGCTTAAATCGCTATATAACTGAGTAATCCACGACAACAATACCATATAAGTGTCTGTATTTCCATTATCAGGAACAGTATACATCTCAAATCCAATACTGCCGCCCTAAGAAGAACAGGAACTTGATCAGCACACACCAACCACATCATAAGCCATGCATTTACAGGAAAAAATTACAATTTGAAAACAAAACAACAGTCAACTACCAGAATATCAAACTTAACAGCACAAATAATAGCAATAAATTATCAAGACTGCATACTTCTGAACAGAAAAGACAGTAGACATCATTTTCACACATAGTAGAAGGAGTTCATTATTATCAAAGGTAAGCTAATTGAACTTAAACGACAccaaaaaaatcacaaaattaaaGGAATGGGACACTAGTCTCGCAAACAGGCAAGGAGCAAAATGACAATGAAAAATTGGAAATTCTTCACATAAGAACGTAAATTAAATGTTTAAACAAAGCCAATTTTGCAGCAATTTTGCTTGAATACACAACTAGATCCAAAAAAAATTACCCGGAATCGAAATGGAGAAAGATAAAGCCAATTTCAAAACCAAACAATTCAAAACCCTAAAAGCTACGAGGTactcaaaattcaattaaaatctatAGAAATAGACACCAAATTTCCGGGGGgaaaaacgaaattaagttCCGTGAACAAACAAACATAGAGAAGAAGGGGTTCGAAACAAAGCAAAAAGCAGTGAGAAATTACCAGAAAAAGTACTGAATCAAGTCATAACTTGATCTAAAAAGTTCAAAGAGAAGATACCGAGCAATTGTAGAGAGATAAAGGAGTCTCAATCGCCATTGTTGGAGCTCTGAAAATGGTTCGTCAAGCGGAAGAGGTAAACCCTAACCctagaaagaggagagagaaaggggggggggaggaggagagagaaaacaacgGTATTCGCTGGAAAATTAGAGAGATGGGAAATGTAAATTGATTTTtgggtattattattattatttagaaGGAATAGCGATTTGGGGAAATATGACGCTACGCGCTGTTTCCCCAAAAAACTCCCTCTCAACCACAAAACTCAAAACTTTCGAATTTTCTAATccctcctttttttttcttttcaattttgcTTTGAGAAATTTtggtttttttggatttttattgctttgagaaattttcctttttttaaaaaaacgttTTCTTCGGTGTTTTGAGGTTTGACACTTGGAGGTAGAGATGGTTAATATTCGCCCCAGTGAAAGTCAAGGTATGGGCTGACTTTACTCAATTAtgggtgcgttctgttcaatttatttgacctgaacttatctaaacttatctgaatttatctgaacttattggaaatattaataataataataataataataattaaattaataaattaaataataataataattattattattattataataataaattaaaataattaaaataataattaaaataaataaaaataataatgattattattaataacaataaaataaattattaaaataaataaaataaataataaaaataaaaaaataaaaacaaataaaaaataatatataaaaaaataaaaaataaaaaataattataataataatgataataattaattaataatatatatatatataataaatcattaataataataaataacgtTTTCAGATTTTTACGGATACGGGTTGAAACGGGTTCGGATTTTAACGTATTCAGATTTTAATGGGTACGGGTTGAAACGGGTTCGGATTTTAATGGGTTTAGGATTTAACGGGTATGGGTTGAAACGGGTTCGTGTTTTAACAGATCCTGGATTAAACGGGAACGGGTTGAAACGGTTTCGGGTATTAACGGGTACGGGTTTAAATGGGAACGAGTTGAAAAGGG
This genomic stretch from Spinacia oleracea cultivar Varoflay chromosome 3, BTI_SOV_V1, whole genome shotgun sequence harbors:
- the LOC110791115 gene encoding YTH domain-containing protein ECT4 isoform X2, whose protein sequence is MYTVPDNGNTDTYMMPGTELNPRLSSPVIENFQMMASDGSTEFVVDPSLYYPAAPTYGYYCTGFESPGEWDEHHTVFGVDGADVQYAGAQTENLPFVYYTPSYGMGDTPFNPYNPYIPGAMLGVDGPLLGTQPYYPVSPYPNSVSSSGYFPVFVQPGTDTVTSSATETMPNVAPSAMSRTNGSTAKRTHSSSPVAFSMNSSKAASSQTHARTGASQGSIISTGTSKRPMANRSNGSIGSVHGASSHAPQGGNAPGSLQSTRNISYGKLLPQADQAKFSYPNFQGGFSDYGSSTNGQAVLNDPWSKFYYRRPSLDSNGNLDLLGEQNRGPRTNKSKNQLIVKAYTTRAGNRNAEGNIVISADQYNKNDFLVDYDNAKFFVIKSYSEDDVHKSIKYNVWSSTPNGNKKLSSAYEDAQKIAAGKPRGCPVFVFFSVNASGQFCGVAEMVGPVDFDKDMDFWQQDKWSGSFPVKWHIIKDVPNPTFRHIILENNEHKPVTNSRDTQEIMYKPGLEMLKLFKNYTSKTSLLDDFMYYENRQKIMHEERSRLFRRANGHVHSVETPLKLNSAIDHSQKVDEVGTWVEKGVQSSNSSGLKTVIRSSEASSSGGLHVSGVANVVQDSSEVQVGNVSSLKIGSLSIHPKTSERQSLAPAVSSAAPAAAPVVPKTTNATANVVTVGSMPIKVDGANLSSETITIGTIALDPKALQHGKVGGSVKGGIRK
- the LOC110791115 gene encoding YTH domain-containing protein ECT4 isoform X1 → MAIETPLSLYNCSGGSIGFEMYTVPDNGNTDTYMMPGTELNPRLSSPVIENFQMMASDGSTEFVVDPSLYYPAAPTYGYYCTGFESPGEWDEHHTVFGVDGADVQYAGAQTENLPFVYYTPSYGMGDTPFNPYNPYIPGAMLGVDGPLLGTQPYYPVSPYPNSVSSSGYFPVFVQPGTDTVTSSATETMPNVAPSAMSRTNGSTAKRTHSSSPVAFSMNSSKAASSQTHARTGASQGSIISTGTSKRPMANRSNGSIGSVHGASSHAPQGGNAPGSLQSTRNISYGKLLPQADQAKFSYPNFQGGFSDYGSSTNGQAVLNDPWSKFYYRRPSLDSNGNLDLLGEQNRGPRTNKSKNQLIVKAYTTRAGNRNAEGNIVISADQYNKNDFLVDYDNAKFFVIKSYSEDDVHKSIKYNVWSSTPNGNKKLSSAYEDAQKIAAGKPRGCPVFVFFSVNASGQFCGVAEMVGPVDFDKDMDFWQQDKWSGSFPVKWHIIKDVPNPTFRHIILENNEHKPVTNSRDTQEIMYKPGLEMLKLFKNYTSKTSLLDDFMYYENRQKIMHEERSRLFRRANGHVHSVETPLKLNSAIDHSQKVDEVGTWVEKGVQSSNSSGLKTVIRSSEASSSGGLHVSGVANVVQDSSEVQVGNVSSLKIGSLSIHPKTSERQSLAPAVSSAAPAAAPVVPKTTNATANVVTVGSMPIKVDGANLSSETITIGTIALDPKALQHGKVGGSVKGGIRK
- the LOC110791115 gene encoding YTH domain-containing protein ECT4 isoform X3, coding for MPGTELNPRLSSPVIENFQMMASDGSTEFVVDPSLYYPAAPTYGYYCTGFESPGEWDEHHTVFGVDGADVQYAGAQTENLPFVYYTPSYGMGDTPFNPYNPYIPGAMLGVDGPLLGTQPYYPVSPYPNSVSSSGYFPVFVQPGTDTVTSSATETMPNVAPSAMSRTNGSTAKRTHSSSPVAFSMNSSKAASSQTHARTGASQGSIISTGTSKRPMANRSNGSIGSVHGASSHAPQGGNAPGSLQSTRNISYGKLLPQADQAKFSYPNFQGGFSDYGSSTNGQAVLNDPWSKFYYRRPSLDSNGNLDLLGEQNRGPRTNKSKNQLIVKAYTTRAGNRNAEGNIVISADQYNKNDFLVDYDNAKFFVIKSYSEDDVHKSIKYNVWSSTPNGNKKLSSAYEDAQKIAAGKPRGCPVFVFFSVNASGQFCGVAEMVGPVDFDKDMDFWQQDKWSGSFPVKWHIIKDVPNPTFRHIILENNEHKPVTNSRDTQEIMYKPGLEMLKLFKNYTSKTSLLDDFMYYENRQKIMHEERSRLFRRANGHVHSVETPLKLNSAIDHSQKVDEVGTWVEKGVQSSNSSGLKTVIRSSEASSSGGLHVSGVANVVQDSSEVQVGNVSSLKIGSLSIHPKTSERQSLAPAVSSAAPAAAPVVPKTTNATANVVTVGSMPIKVDGANLSSETITIGTIALDPKALQHGKVGGSVKGGIRK